The sequence TAACTTTCAAAAAGCTTTAGTTTATAGAACTGAATTTTTGACACAGAATGGCTACTCAGTCAGAAATGGCCTGTTCCTGTCCAATTTGTTTGGAGATCTTCAAAGATCCTGTGGTGTTGTCATGCAGCCACAGCTTCTGCAAGGACTGTTTGCACAACTGGTGGGCAGAGCAACCACTTCATGTGTGTCCAGTTTGTAAAAGAAGATCTTCCAGAGACGATCCACCCTGCAACCTAGTGCTGAAGAATGTATGTGAAGCTTTAATACATGAGTTGACACTAAAGGACAAGCCTTCTGCACAGACTGAGACCCTCTGCAGTCAGCACTCGGAGAAACTGAGGCTCTTCTGTCTGGATCATCAGCACCCGGTGTGTCTGGTTTGTCGAGATTccagaacacacaaaaaacatacattcAAACCCATCAACGAAGCTGCACAGGATTACAAAGACTTTGTCAAGAAATCCCTTGAACCTTTACAGGAGAAACTGCAGCGCTTGAATCAAGTTAAAGTTGAATGGGATCAGACGGCTGAGTACATTTCTGTCCAGGCTAAACACACAGAGAAGCAGATTAACGAAGAGTTTGAGAAAATGAAGGAGTTTCTGCTGAAGGAAGAACGGGCCAGGATTGATGCCCTGAGGAATGAAGCACAACAGAAGAGCAACATGATGCAGCAGAGGATTGAAGCTTTGAGTGTAGAAATGGCGGCTCTGTCAGACACAATCCAAGCCACAGAGAAGGAGCTGAGAAGTGAAGATGTCTTGTTCCTGCAGAACTACAAAGCTTCAGTCAGACGAGTCCAGGAGCTCCACCCCACTGTGGATCCAGAACTGCCCTCTGGAACTCTGATAGACGTGGCCAAACATGTGGGCAACCTGAGCTTCAACATCTGGAACAAGATGAAGCAGATCGTCTCCTACACGCCTGTGATTCTGGATCCAAACACTGCCTCTTCCAAACTTCTCCTGTCTGATGATCTGAGGAGAGTGAAATGTGAGGAACTGGACAATGTGACGGTGTTTCTCAAAAACCCAGAGAGGTTTCAATACTATGTTACAGTGCTGGGATCTGAAGGGTTCACCTCAGGGACACACAGCTGGGTGGTTAAGATTGGGGGCAATCTGGAATGGTCAGTGGGAGTGATCAGAGAGTCTACCCTGAGGAAGGGGGAGATTAGTAATGGATACTGGGGATTTTGGTTCAAGGATGGTAAATACAGAGCATACTCTCCACCATCTATTGACAGGGTTCTGTCTTTAAACAAGCCTCTCCAGAGGATCAGGGTGCATCTGGAcatgaacaggaaaaaactgtcatTCTCAGATCCAGACACTGACACAAATATCTTCACTTTCACACATGCGTTCACTGAGAAGGTGTTTCCCTTCTTTAGCATGGCACATCTAATGCAACTGAAAATATCCCCCATGAATATTACTGCACAGCTGGAGATGTAGAGGGTTATAAAGATGACATGAGGCAAACCTGTTCATATTTCTAACTGAACCTCACatcatacaaataaaatacaatgaatgTTAAATCATTCTAGCTCCAAATAAAGTAGACTTTACAAACAGCACTTTGCTGTTAAGTGCAACAGTTTATCAGTGCAAGcagttttcagtgtcaaaaatgtaaacattctaatgctttttctgttttgttatgtTGCACTGCTAGATTCACCAAAGCACCATCTGATCTTCATGGGGGctgccatggctcagatggtagggtgggtcatccaataaccgaagggttggtggtttgaatcccgctctgtccatgtgctgttgtgtccttggacaagacagttcaccctccttgcctccagtgctgctactcacactggtgtgtgaatgtttggtggtggtcagaggggccgtaggtgccacgcttctgtcagtctgcctagctacagatgtagtttaccaccaccagagggggaatgtgagagcgaatgaatgaatgatcctctgtacgcgctttgagtatgagttcatagaaaagtgctatataaatcctatccattattattattaattttttttccttttaattgtaTGTTTATTTGGAATAAACAGAAAAGTACAGCATGACATCACTTCATCAAAATTAAGAACAAGTGGCattccagttgtttttttttttggttttagacCAGACAGAGAGTGACAACCAAAGTCCATAGATAAAAGTTCAGAGAAGGATCATCTCAGGTCGTGGGTTAGGCCATGTCAGTCCCTTACACAACCCACTCTCCTCATAATAGTGtaatacaataacataaaaaaaaaaaaaaaaaaatgcactgaggCAGCAAAGGTGGAGACAATTTTTCACTTAGTTCTGGCTAAAGGCCCAGAACAGACAGAGCCCTTGGATGTTCACAGATTCACTTATAGAAGGTTCTGATATGATTTAAAGTGAAGAAGAACAGTTAACACATAACTATGTACAAAAATTGTGGTGGGAAACATTACCTGCCGCTGCTGTCATAAAAGTAGTATTATTGTTAATTTTAAGAACTTAAGAATCTTTCATTTGTCAATAGGGTGTTATGGGTACCATAGCAGCACCACATAAACAGCTAAATTCTAGAAAAAAAACTGGATAACAAAGATGAGGCAGGGCAACAAAGAAAAGAGAATCATTCAAAATTAAACACCATTTCAGGACACAAATAATACTTTTGTGGTCATCACATTCACACACGTAGACGtacacatgcaccacacaccgaaacTGATCTTCTGCATTtgacccatcactagatcatggatcacacactgcagactagcaACAGTGGTGTCGCCATGTCAGGCACCCAAGGAGCAAATGGGGGattgagtgccttgctcaagagcaCATCAGCTAATAACTCTCTGCCAGTCTGGGGAGTCGAACTGGTGACCCTTCAGTCAtaagctgactctccagccttTTACCTTTTGTTTGAAATCAGTCTTATTATTAGGAAAACATACAGCACTACAAAATAGAAATTATTGATAATTCGTCTCAAATGCATTAATGCTAAAGCTGCAAACCTTAATAATGTAACGAGTAGAAAGTAGAGATATTTGTGTTGAAACCTGGGTAGTGAAAAATAAAAAGTTCTCAGAAAAGCGATGAAGTGAGGGGGTAAGATACAGTCAAGAAAGTGGTGCAGTTGTTTATTTAAAAGTCTATAATCTGCTTTTATTAGGTGGTAAAATAATCACATTACACTCAGTAAATCTGATTATTGCAGGGATGTAAGGAATTGTGAATTCATCTGCATGTGTAATGCATAATTTGTTGTGTTCTTCATCTGAAGTTTATTAATGTAGTTGTGATGGCAAATCATGgtgcatttttgtacattttagactttattttattttattttttatttttattttgggtcTTAAGTTGAAAAAATTTGAGAACTTTGCTTTATACCCCtacacactaatgcagatattttgtaaaacatgtatttttctctatgtttgggcCTCTGATCCACACATTTTAGGacacaaaaacagagattttGAAGAAGAACAGATTATtgtaaatgtatttgtgtttatctGATGGGGCCTTCACACTGGCAGAGCTACATGCTGGTCGTAGAAGACGATAATGTGGAAAAGTGGACTAATGTCCTCCTACTTTGGTTCCAAGGTTCTGAGACTCCAGAACaaagacagaaccagaaccatgtcTGTCTGAAAGCCTTATGTGTGGACAGGGAAAATAGAGAATGGAAAACAGCGTCGCATCCCATTTTGTGCAGGTTATGTTTGTTATGGTTTTGAGTGATGAAGCTgcatctgaaacatcaaatccaaatGTATGAATCAGTGTTTGACCTGCAGTCGATCGAGTTCATAAACATTACATGGCAAAAATCCCATAATATAAAGAAGACACATTGACATCCTGAACCAACACTTAAGTTTATATGTTACCTAGTTTTTGCTTCACCTTGTTACTGTTATGTCCAGTTTTATCCACAGTTTTAACAGAAATAATGTTTTTTCTGAACATTTGTACCAGTTTGTAGTCATTTTTATGTATTCGAACAGACATAATATGTAACACCAAGGTCACATGGACAGAATTTgttaaaaactgaggaaaaaaaatatcaaaattagTGTGAACAGGGCACCAGCCTGCATAAAATGTGGATTTAGCGCTGCCCCAGATCAGTAACTTTGTCATTATTAACTCTCTATAGACCCAACAACACCTTTGTTTATCAATGAATCTATTAAAATGTTAGTGATAATGGTATCATTGAATCTGCTCTTCCTGTTTTGTGGTATCTTTATATTAAATATACTTAGTTATAGATTATATTTTACAAACATATCTAATGAATATGATGTATCtcactgtgtgtttttgtctccTTGGTTCTTAACAGGGCTGAACTCTGGGTGGATGTTGGACTGCTCTGTTTCTTCACTGTACTTTGTCATTTTATTACGGTTTCAGGgttatgtttaaaatattaatgccacgtctgatttttttttttatagtatgtACAGAGTGTGTGTACGTATGTATTCATTTAAATCAGACAATACAGATGGGTCACAAGTTAAAGGAAAAAACCTGATGGGAGAGGTCTCTTCTAGTCTAAGTTTATGTATAAAACAGCTGGCAAAAggtgaaataaatgaataaatcaataaaataaagagaTGTAAAAGATTAAGTATAAGatacaataaataaaagtacAGACAAGTATAAATCAGAATGGACCAACGTCTAATACACTTTACGCTGTTTCTTCCTTTAATTTGACACCTTTCTGCACATATAATGACAAATAATGTAAggaatttactttactttaaaattattatttttgtcaggAGAATCATGTGTaaataaacaattaaaatcaCAATCATAACATCAGTGCAATATCCTGCATGTctcattttattacatttattaaaataagcCTATTGTTACAGAAATGACTGCATTGAGcaacttttattttgtttagatCAGCTTTATTCTCGTCTGGTCACACAGAAAAAAACTCCCTCGAAATAAAAAGTATTACAGTATAAAagttttgaaataaacaaaaaacagatggatTTATATGAAACAATGCACCCCTATTACAGTTTAAAGAACAGCAGGAACCTTTAGAGAATATCCTTGTGACATTTTTAATTCATCTGTACTTTCTTTAATATTTCTGACTGTTTTTAagtgattataaaatgaatatttTTGAGTGACATATTGATTTATATGTTAAAAAAGCTCTCTGTGGATCTGCTGGCCAGTCCATAAATGTATTATTTTGCAGATTCTGTTCAGCAGCATTACTTTATTAAACTGTAAACATGAAGAATTTGACATTAAGCATTTGTTTCTAAGTAATGCAGTCAGCTGCAGTTTctaaaaagtcactgtttttatGAAATGAACATATTTTGAAGAGTAAAAGGAAACTAAAGAACACTGTAGTGCCTTTCTCAGTAAAGACACTGGGCTGAAGTCACTGTTTGGTCTAAATGTTGCTCCTAAATGCATTATAATATTGCTTTATATCATTATTTGTTGTTAATTCTACATGAACATGAACAAAAGTACAGGGCAGAGAATGAGTTTGAGACTGAATTTGTTATTCAGTGATTAAAGAGAGGTGTATCTGTGAATTTCAGTTTAGTGCAGAGGATTAGTATGTTTTAACACCAGTTATCAACTGGTTCATGACCTTATTTGTACCAGGTGCAGAAATGGTAATTATCATTTGGCTCAGTATTAATAGGCACTAAatgagctgtaattaaaaatacgaagtggctactgacacagtactgtggcaggaaatatcatttgtctattaccacagagccaatcagcaccctcgttatatcatgtctagactggtaactgttacatcccaaaaagtaccaaggcaatgaGATCGTAAATAGGTCAGTTTTATAGACACTGGAGATTAAGCTCAGTCGATAGCATTTAGGACTACATCATGGAAGACTTGGATTTAATACCTGGTTGATGTCgcattttatttttctgcagattttcagatggggggggggggggggtgactttAGGTaaaatccgacattgatataaacttgccactgggacaacgttcagagtgcaggaTTCGGACCACGCCACTCAAGACACTGACCTGACATACAACTGAGCAGTCATACAGCACATTGCCTCATCTAACATgtggctccgcccaccttctccagcctcaatctcactgattccacagagcaaagaacaccataaaacatatagagcatttacaacaataattcctattccatactatatactatcactaatttatcatttcttccatcagttgccacagtactgtggtagcaaaatggacacaacaatgcactgaagtatgcaccatatatgaccacagtactgtggcaacaagaggataatgagttcatggaacaatatccatgattggctctagtacaaatactaacatttgattggctctgtggaaatagacaaactcatatttcatgccacagtacagTGGCAGGAGCCATTGCCTTAAAAATATTATGTGTGCTGTCCTGACAAACCATAGCATTAGAATGCATTTGTCAATTATTTCTcaaagtcaggggtgtcaaacatggctCACAGGTCAAAACCAGTCGGCCAAAGGTTCAAATCTGGtccccaggatgaatttgtgaaatgtaaaaattacactgaagacagtcaagggtgtccaactcattttactcattttattctattattttactagtccggcccccttgagatcaaattggtctgtatgtgtcccccaaaactgaagtgaatttgacacccctgctccaagTCTTTCATTCCTGTGTATATTTATGGACATTATGTACGTAATCTTGTTTAATGAGGTCTCACACTAAATTCACATTTGTTAATTTGCCAGAAAgtcttcagatttttttttgtttgttttttttactgctcaTTGATTCACTCAGTAAAATCAtccattttggtttgtttttttgtttctgaaatgtTTGTGAATGTGCATGAAGATAATTTGTTTTCTGACAATATGTTGTAAGATTTGTTTTCCAATCTTTCGACTGATAAACCTCCGTATACGtgtaaatattgttttttcaCTTGTCCGATTCTGTGATGCTTTGCAGCTCTGAATCACAGGACAGTAAAACGGGACGATCACTGTGAACTTTTTGGACGGACACTGCATTACATGAGGGTATAAGAAAGttgatttgcaaaaaaaaatgtgaggttTTAGAATGGAGAGAATTTTATTTGGAGTGAAATGAGTGAAAGCACAGCAGGGAAATGCCATTTTAAATGGACAGAAGgatatgaaatgataaaaaaaaattctaccgtTTCAGATGATGTAATGGTGTTTTATTGCAGGTTTTTATTTTGATGAGTTTTCAGCTGTAAACAGTTATTTTAAAGTGACTTCAGAAGGTGTTACACCAGAAgttatggggtttttttggtgaaaattcaATAAAAGTGAAACTCTTTTGCAGATCTCTCGCTTTCATTTCTTATGTTGTCAGTTAATGTATGAAAGTATGAAAGTTTGACCCACATGTACTGTAGCTAAAATGAAGCTTCAGCTGAGTTTTGTAAAACAAAATGGAGGCCTTCATTAATTTAATTGATTCAGTATTTATTACACAACAACAATATTTACCTTTGTAGTTCTTAGGTTATTCTTACTAGTAACATTTTAAAGAATTTCTCTTAAAAATGCATATTTAAGTAAGTATGTGATTAttttatgtagtagtagtatgttttaGTTTGGATTCATCCCATTCACCACCATTGACAGTTTTAACACGTATGCATAGGAAGCCTGTCTTAGTCATGTTGATGCAGGTATGTGTGCTACATAAGGAGTCTGTGTTAAGAGCTTTTCTGCTGGCACTGAGCCCACATTTATCTGGGTTAGCGGGGTATGGACGTGGATGGATGCAGGCAAGgggtaggtttgattctgacattggtggagacacagaagtgctccaaggcagcactcctgaaagttgatgtttttttcatttgcaatcacaatttcatgtcatgtagagctgatcaaacaagcaaacaatcatagtcagtcggttctagccattttggcaccctaggcgagatatgaatttggtgtgCCCCccctttaaaaaacacacacatgcacacaaacacacacacacacacacacacacacacatacatatgatgGGGGGCatgaagaggagatacatgacgcatgagaggagatgcacaaagcagccagcagtaaaccacatagaaacatatatgccagccaactagcagtaaaccagacagaatcACATAAACCACTTAGAAACATGTATAActcagttcagcagcagtaaagcacacaccttagcagatatctcatttCTTAATcacctacagttccattattagctaactttgcttcattttagttcagctagctgttgctagcaaCATAAAATGTTCTTTAACATTATAAAGGGTTAcatccctctataattggattacttttctgcctcctcttctaaactgtgcagctaaggccttggaaggccttttcatggtgataaactctccatcctttacctggatgctagttgaACACCTGTCTGAATTTCATTTagctctgttctgtctctgtcacccacacacacagtgagcaccggtctgggagagctcacctgagaaattacacggggggttgttgttttggtttttttcttcctctcatttctttatttttaagacaattgatgagaaattatcatgttatcagttatcagcctatgccacgaaCCGACCCTGCATGCATGGACACTCATATGCAcacatgcaggcaaacagacacatgtacaaatgtaaatgtaaatgacacctctgatattcaaatccgtctagctgacgtgacccaggcagaacaaatgcaaacatgttgacaacttacgctaagcggttggagatacgAATTGCCTCCTTTCCAGTCCAgcgtttttttttcctgtccaactagcgggtaactgtagcttttacaagtagatggagtaacagcggggacagccaatcacatgtacgatagcaaaactgCAGAGCCAATTGGAGAATGATAAtgaggttagaggcgggact comes from Sphaeramia orbicularis chromosome 18, fSphaOr1.1, whole genome shotgun sequence and encodes:
- the LOC115438910 gene encoding nuclear factor 7, ovary-like produces the protein MATQSEMACSCPICLEIFKDPVVLSCSHSFCKDCLHNWWAEQPLHVCPVCKRRSSRDDPPCNLVLKNVCEALIHELTLKDKPSAQTETLCSQHSEKLRLFCLDHQHPVCLVCRDSRTHKKHTFKPINEAAQDYKDFVKKSLEPLQEKLQRLNQVKVEWDQTAEYISVQAKHTEKQINEEFEKMKEFLLKEERARIDALRNEAQQKSNMMQQRIEALSVEMAALSDTIQATEKELRSEDVLFLQNYKASVRRVQELHPTVDPELPSGTLIDVAKHVGNLSFNIWNKMKQIVSYTPVILDPNTASSKLLLSDDLRRVKCEELDNVTVFLKNPERFQYYVTVLGSEGFTSGTHSWVVKIGGNLEWSVGVIRESTLRKGEISNGYWGFWFKDGKYRAYSPPSIDRVLSLNKPLQRIRVHLDMNRKKLSFSDPDTDTNIFTFTHAFTEKVFPFFSMAHLMQLKISPMNITAQLEM